In Paenibacillus algicola, a genomic segment contains:
- a CDS encoding ribonucleoside-diphosphate reductase subunit alpha produces MPQLVVKPNNRQLAFDEIRLSVYADRILKDLDMLDKERLLRGVTAKLRGEQVSGEEISNAFTMSALELVSKEEPNWKFAAARSLLTSLYKKAANHRRYKAYPEEPYGALYPLITELVQKGIYREELLSCYTKAQIEELADTIDYSRDLLFDYIGLLTLAERYLATDFDGRVMELPQERYMVIAMYLMHKEPEDKRLELVKEAYWAMSNLYMTAATPTMSNAGKKVAGQLSSCFIDTVDDSLEGIFDSNTDVARLSKMGGGIGVYLGKVRARGSDIRGHKNTSSGVIPWIRQLNNTAVSVDQLGTRKGAVAVYLDVFHKDILAFLDLKLNNGDERMRAHDVFHGVCLPDLFMEAVEARDEWSLFCPHEVKKVMGWKSEDGRPLGLEDFYDAAQGDGEFRQKYAEAVANPVLPRITVQAIDIMKRIMKSQLETGTPYMFYRDTVNRANPNSAHGMIYSSNLCTEIMQNQSQTVVEQEELVTKDGQTRIVISKIPGDFVVCNLNSIHLARAVPAGVLERLVPIQVRMLDNVIDINNIEVLQAQYTNSQYRAVGLGTFGLHHLLALEGIRWESDEAVAYNDNLYEHINYLLVKSSMELAKEKGHYPKFKGSDWESGEYFTFRGYTDGEHVGQFVTTEQWRELQQEVQQNGVRNAWLFAIAPNGSTSIIAGSTASIDPLYELLSYEEKTTYKIANPAPDLSDKTIWYYKTAFLIDQHWSIKMAAARQRHVDQAQSFNLYVRPDIRASEFLELHLHAWKAGIKSTYYVRSRALTIEECESCAS; encoded by the coding sequence ATGCCACAACTCGTAGTCAAGCCCAATAACCGTCAGCTGGCTTTTGATGAAATCCGCCTCTCTGTGTATGCGGACCGTATTTTGAAGGACCTGGATATGCTCGATAAGGAAAGACTGCTGCGCGGGGTAACTGCAAAGCTTCGCGGTGAGCAGGTCTCCGGTGAGGAGATCAGCAATGCGTTCACCATGTCCGCCCTGGAGCTGGTCAGCAAAGAGGAGCCCAACTGGAAATTCGCGGCAGCCCGCTCCCTCCTGACGTCATTATATAAAAAAGCGGCCAACCACCGCAGATATAAAGCTTATCCGGAAGAGCCCTACGGCGCTCTGTACCCGCTCATCACAGAGCTGGTGCAAAAAGGGATTTACCGCGAAGAGCTGCTCTCCTGCTACACCAAGGCTCAAATTGAGGAGCTCGCAGATACGATTGACTACTCCCGCGATCTTCTGTTCGATTATATCGGACTGCTGACGCTGGCCGAGCGGTACCTGGCTACGGATTTTGACGGCCGGGTCATGGAGCTGCCGCAGGAGCGCTACATGGTCATCGCCATGTACCTGATGCACAAAGAGCCGGAAGACAAGCGCCTGGAGCTCGTGAAGGAAGCCTACTGGGCTATGAGCAACCTGTACATGACGGCCGCTACGCCTACCATGTCCAACGCCGGCAAAAAAGTCGCCGGACAGTTGTCCAGCTGCTTTATTGATACGGTGGATGACTCGCTGGAGGGGATTTTTGATTCCAACACCGATGTAGCACGCCTGAGCAAAATGGGCGGCGGCATCGGCGTATACCTCGGCAAGGTACGCGCACGCGGCTCAGACATCCGGGGTCACAAGAACACCAGCTCCGGCGTGATCCCGTGGATCCGTCAGCTGAACAACACCGCTGTCAGCGTGGACCAGCTGGGTACCCGCAAGGGCGCCGTGGCTGTATACCTGGACGTGTTCCACAAGGACATTCTCGCCTTCCTCGACTTGAAGCTGAACAACGGGGATGAGCGTATGCGAGCGCACGACGTGTTCCACGGCGTATGCCTGCCTGACCTGTTCATGGAGGCGGTTGAGGCCCGGGACGAGTGGAGCCTGTTCTGCCCGCATGAAGTGAAGAAAGTGATGGGCTGGAAGAGTGAGGACGGTCGTCCGCTCGGTCTGGAGGATTTTTACGATGCTGCCCAGGGCGATGGCGAGTTCCGCCAAAAATATGCAGAGGCAGTCGCTAACCCGGTTCTGCCGCGCATCACCGTACAAGCCATCGACATTATGAAGCGGATTATGAAGTCCCAGCTGGAGACCGGCACGCCATACATGTTCTACCGTGATACCGTCAACCGGGCGAACCCGAACTCGGCGCATGGCATGATCTACTCCTCCAACCTGTGTACGGAAATTATGCAGAACCAGTCCCAAACGGTCGTTGAGCAGGAAGAGCTGGTTACGAAGGACGGCCAGACCCGGATCGTGATTTCCAAAATCCCTGGTGACTTCGTGGTGTGCAACCTGAACTCGATCCACCTGGCACGCGCAGTGCCTGCTGGCGTCCTGGAGCGTCTCGTGCCGATTCAGGTCCGGATGCTGGACAACGTCATCGACATTAACAATATTGAAGTGCTGCAGGCCCAGTACACGAACAGCCAATACCGCGCGGTCGGCCTGGGAACGTTCGGGCTTCACCACCTTTTGGCTCTGGAGGGCATCCGCTGGGAGTCTGATGAGGCGGTCGCTTATAACGACAATCTGTATGAGCATATTAACTATCTGCTGGTTAAATCCAGCATGGAGCTGGCCAAGGAAAAAGGTCACTATCCGAAGTTCAAGGGCTCGGATTGGGAAAGCGGCGAATATTTCACCTTCCGCGGCTACACTGACGGCGAGCATGTAGGCCAATTCGTGACCACCGAGCAATGGCGCGAGCTGCAGCAGGAGGTTCAGCAGAACGGTGTCCGGAATGCATGGCTGTTCGCCATCGCTCCGAACGGCTCCACCTCGATCATCGCCGGCTCCACCGCCAGCATTGATCCGTTGTACGAGCTCTTGTCTTATGAAGAAAAAACAACCTACAAGATCGCAAATCCGGCTCCGGATCTGTCGGACAAGACAATCTGGTATTACAAAACGGCATTCCTGATTGACCAGCACTGGTCCATCAAGATGGCTGCGGCCCGCCAGCGTCACGTAGACCAGGCACAAAGCTTTAACCTGTATGTCCGTCCGGACATCCGCGCTTCGGAGTTCCTGGAGCTGCACCTGCATGCCTGGAAAGCAGGCATCAAGTCCACATACTATGTACGCAGCCGGGCACTGACGATTGAAGAATGCGAGTCCTGCGCAAGCTAA
- the ssuE gene encoding NADPH-dependent FMN reductase, which produces MKKAVIINGSPTPGSRLTALMEQAEKGLEAAGYEVSRIDVAQLPAEDLILARFDSEYVIKANGLVAEADAVIIASPVYKASFTGVLKTFLDLIPQKGLAGKIILPLFIGGSLAHLLSIDYSLKPVLSSMGARFILGGVYAVDAQVARTEEGGLEIAEVLQERLHAALEELIAETGLRIAQRQEQK; this is translated from the coding sequence ATGAAGAAAGCAGTTATCATTAACGGCAGTCCCACGCCCGGCTCGCGCCTTACCGCTTTGATGGAACAGGCGGAGAAGGGTCTGGAGGCCGCAGGCTATGAGGTAAGCCGGATCGATGTCGCTCAATTGCCGGCAGAGGATCTGATCCTGGCCCGGTTCGATAGCGAGTATGTGATCAAGGCTAATGGCCTGGTTGCTGAAGCTGATGCCGTCATTATTGCCAGTCCGGTGTACAAGGCGTCCTTTACAGGTGTTCTGAAGACGTTTCTAGATCTCATTCCGCAAAAAGGGCTGGCCGGCAAAATCATCCTGCCCCTGTTTATCGGCGGCAGCCTGGCGCACCTGTTATCCATCGACTACTCGTTGAAGCCCGTGCTCTCGTCGATGGGCGCCCGATTCATCCTGGGCGGCGTTTATGCTGTAGATGCCCAGGTCGCCCGCACGGAAGAGGGGGGCCTTGAGATCGCCGAGGTGCTGCAGGAGCGGCTTCATGCCGCATTAGAGGAGCTTATTGCCGAAACCGGGCTGCGGATTGCCCAAAGGCAGGAGCAGAAGTAA
- a CDS encoding AAA family ATPase, producing MQKLVFFVGVAGTGKTTVAKKLAVRIPAAFLDRDTVGGRFVEKFLESNGLDPNDRDSAFYKEHLRDLEYDTTKDICIENLNAGQNVFMISPFTSELKNPQWMEDVLSAAGRSKQEVDVKVVVVALEDMELQKERIIDRQTERDQWKLEHWDDFKTRVNFVPEVNWDIPESSILVFDNSGPLTEEKVEGLYRFVTGA from the coding sequence ATGCAGAAGCTGGTCTTTTTTGTTGGCGTAGCCGGAACCGGCAAGACAACGGTTGCGAAGAAGCTCGCGGTGCGCATTCCGGCCGCTTTTTTGGACCGGGATACGGTGGGCGGGCGTTTCGTGGAGAAATTTCTGGAGAGCAACGGATTGGATCCCAATGATCGGGACTCCGCATTTTACAAGGAGCATCTGCGGGACCTGGAATATGATACGACGAAGGATATTTGCATCGAGAATCTGAATGCCGGCCAGAACGTATTCATGATTTCCCCGTTCACCTCCGAGCTTAAGAATCCCCAGTGGATGGAGGACGTGCTGTCAGCAGCGGGACGCAGCAAGCAGGAGGTAGACGTGAAGGTGGTGGTGGTCGCCCTGGAGGATATGGAGCTGCAGAAGGAGCGCATCATCGACCGTCAAACCGAGCGTGACCAATGGAAGCTGGAGCACTGGGATGACTTCAAGACCCGCGTCAACTTCGTGCCCGAGGTGAACTGGGATATCCCGGAGAGCTCGATTCTTGTGTTTGATAACAGCGGTCCGCTGACCGAGGAGAAGGTAGAAGGGCTGTACCGTTTTGTAACAGGAGCATAA
- a CDS encoding ribonucleotide-diphosphate reductase subunit beta translates to MQMQKIFNTEAPNRSTRIIEGECSGILNWNDIRMPHMYKLYKVLLLNHWIADEIPMSKDAQQFSRLDPEEQRTFKINISLLAVLDSMQTMFVSDVKRYFTDSSLEAISAIIGQQEVVHNQSYSYVLSSIVSEQEQKEIFEYWKHDPVLLDRNRFIADIYQSFRDNPSPQTFFEAMVADLILEGIFFYSTFAFFYNLARDQKMMSTSQMISYIQRDENQHCYFFAEVFKQLLKDFPELDTPENNDYIYRTVNRAVELETNWAHYTLSKVKGIDLNELADYIKFIANRRLSMMGLDKAYEGVDVNCMPWIKPFSDEALNATKTDFFEAKSRNYGKVGDDNGFDDL, encoded by the coding sequence ATGCAGATGCAAAAGATTTTTAACACGGAAGCGCCGAACCGCTCTACCCGTATCATTGAAGGAGAATGCTCCGGCATTCTGAACTGGAACGACATCCGTATGCCGCATATGTACAAGCTGTACAAGGTTCTGCTTCTGAACCACTGGATCGCGGATGAGATCCCGATGTCCAAGGATGCACAGCAGTTTTCCCGCCTGGATCCGGAGGAGCAGCGCACCTTTAAAATCAACATTTCACTGCTCGCGGTGCTGGACTCCATGCAGACCATGTTTGTCAGCGATGTGAAGCGTTACTTTACAGATTCCTCGCTGGAGGCGATTTCCGCGATTATCGGTCAGCAGGAGGTCGTGCATAACCAATCCTATTCTTACGTGCTGTCTTCAATCGTATCCGAGCAGGAGCAGAAGGAGATTTTTGAGTATTGGAAGCATGATCCGGTCCTGCTGGACCGCAACCGGTTTATCGCTGATATTTATCAGTCCTTCCGTGACAATCCGTCGCCGCAGACGTTTTTTGAAGCGATGGTTGCGGATTTGATTCTGGAAGGCATCTTCTTCTACAGCACGTTCGCCTTCTTCTACAACCTGGCCCGTGATCAGAAGATGATGTCCACCAGCCAGATGATTTCCTATATTCAGCGTGACGAGAACCAGCACTGCTACTTCTTTGCCGAGGTGTTCAAGCAGCTGCTGAAGGACTTCCCGGAGCTGGATACCCCGGAAAACAACGACTACATCTACCGCACGGTAAACCGCGCTGTCGAGCTGGAAACCAACTGGGCGCACTATACGCTTAGCAAGGTTAAAGGCATTGATCTGAACGAGCTGGCGGACTATATCAAGTTTATTGCTAACCGCCGCCTGAGCATGATGGGTCTCGACAAAGCCTATGAGGGCGTGGACGTGAACTGCATGCCGTGGATCAAGCCGTTCTCCGATGAAGCCTTGAATGCGACGAAAACGGACTTTTTTGAAGCCAAATCGCGCAACTACGGCAAGGTCGGCGACGATAACGGATTTGACGATTTGTAA